In Cyprinus carpio isolate SPL01 chromosome A14, ASM1834038v1, whole genome shotgun sequence, a single window of DNA contains:
- the urp1 gene encoding urotensin-related peptide 1 — MLSLALLYILAVVCSALRTDAMPLYSDTALPQQEELIQKLVAEVEDRQNNDLTEQRDIKTVLPVLLQRGAKETLQQEKINNMEEDFKAVILKLAAANNLRSQGYLRSEQNLPKNNKRACFWKYCVTNCELIH, encoded by the exons ATGTTGTCACTGGCACTGCTCTACATTCTGGCTGTGGTTTGCTCAGCATTGAGAACTGATGCAATGCCTCTATATTCAGACACGGCACTGCCTCAACAGGAAG AACTGATTCAGAAACTGGTGGCAGAGGTTGAGGACAGACAGAATAATGACTTAACGGAGCAAAGGGACATCAAAACTGTGCTCCCTGTCCTGCTCCAGAGAG GTGCAAAAGAAACTTTGcaacaagagaaaataaataacatg GAGGAGGATTTCAAAGCAGTCATCTTGAAACTCGCAGCAGCTAATAACCTGCGTTCTCAAGGCTATCTACGATCTGAGCAAAACTTGCCCAAAAACAATAAGAGAG CCTGTTTTTGGAAATATTGTGTTACAAACTGTGAATTAATCCACTGA
- the clic2 gene encoding chloride intracellular channel protein 2 — translation MALRQDSDKEPLIELFIKAGHDGENVGNCPFCQRLFMVLWLKGVKFTVTTVDMRKKPEELKDLAPGTNPPFLLYNGTLKTDFIKIEEFLETTLAPPRYPHLSPRYKESFDVGADIFAKFSAFIKNSPNNAFHEKALLREFKRLDDYLNTPLQDELDQNISESKRKFLDGNRLTLADCNLLPKLHVIKVAAKKYCNFEIPAQFTGVWRYLQNAYERQEFSQTCPADIEIEKTYLSVAKRN, via the exons atggcacTCAGACAAGACTCAGATAAAGAACCACTAATCGAGCTCTTCATAAAG GCGGGTCATGACGGAGAGAATGTGGGGAACTGTCCCTTCTGCCAGAGACTCTTCATGGTTCTTTGGCTGAAAGGAGTGAAGTTCACAGTAACCACTGTTGACATGAGGAA GAAGCCAGAAGAGCTAAAAGACTTAGCTCCAGGTACCAACCCTCCTTTCCTCCTGTACAATGGCACGCTGAAGACTGACTTCATTAAGATCGAAGAGTTCCTGGAGACCACCCTCGCCCCTCCCCG CTATCCTCATCTCAGTCCCCGCTACAAAGAGTCTTTTGATGTTGGCGCTGACATTTTTGCCAAGTTCTCTGCGTTCATCAAGAACAGCCCAAACAATGCTT TCCACGAAAAAGCCTTATTGAGGGAGTTTAAGCGCCTGGATGACTATCTGAACACTCCGCTTCAGGATGAGCTGGATCAAAACATCAGCGAATCCAAAAGAAAGTTCCTTGATGGCAACCGCTTGACACTGGCAGACTGCAACTTGCTGCCAAAGCTGCACGTCATCAAG gTTGCTGCCAAAAAGTACTGTAATTTTGAGATTCCAGCTCAGTTCACTGGAGTGTGGCGTTACCTGCAGAATGCATATGAGAGACAAGAGTTCAGCCAGACCTGTCCAGCTGATATTGAAATTGAGAAAACCTATTTGAGTGTGGCAAAGAGGAACTGA